The following are encoded in a window of Phragmites australis chromosome 22, lpPhrAust1.1, whole genome shotgun sequence genomic DNA:
- the LOC133905155 gene encoding amino acid permease 3-like has product MAAHNGIKHVAPMEVSVEAGNAGEAEWLDDDGRPRRTGTVWTASAHIITAVIGSGVLSLAWAIAQLGWVAGPAVMLLFAFVTYYTATLLAECYRTGDPATGKRNYTYMDAVRSNLGGAKVAFCGVIQYANLVGVAIGYTIASSISMRAVRRAGCFHTNGHADPCKSSSNPYMLLFGAVQILFSQIPDFDQIWWLSIVAAVMSFTYSSIGLSLGIAQTISNGGFKGSLAGISIGAGVTSTQKIWRSLQAFGDIAFAYSFSNILIEIQDTIKAPPPSEAKVMTKATRLSVATTTIFYMLCGCMGYAAFGDEAPDNLLTGFGFFEPFWLLDVANVAIVVHLVGAYQVFCQPIFAFVERRASAAWPDSAFITRELRVGPFALSVLRLTWRSAFVCLTTVVAMLLPFFGNVVGLLGAVSFWPLTVYFPVEMYLRQRKVPRGSTQWICLQTLSVSCLIISIAAAAGSIADVIDALKVYRPFSG; this is encoded by the exons ATGGCGGCGCACAACGGCATCAAGCACGTGGCGCCCATGGAGGTGTCGGTGGAGGCCGGGAACGCCGGTGAGGCCGAGTGGCTGGACGACGACGGGCGCCCCCGCCGCACCGGCACGGTGTGGACGGCCAGCGCGCACATCATCACCGCCGTCATCGGCTCGGGCGTGCTGTCGCTCGCCTGGGCCATCGCGCAGCTCGGCTGGGTGGCCGGCCCCGCTGTCATGCTCCTCTTCGCCTTCGTCACCTACTACACCGCCACGCTGCTAGCCGAGTGCTACCGGACCGGCGACCCAGCCACCGGGAAGCGCAACTACACCTACATGGACGCCGTCCGGTCCAACCTCGGCGGTGCCAAGGTCGCCTTCTGCGGGGTGATACAGTACGCCAACCTCGTCGGCGTCGCCATCGGGTACACCATCGCGTCCTCCATCAGCATGCGGGCCGTCAGGAGAGCCGGATGCTTCCACACCAACGGCCACGCCGACCCGTGCAAGAGCTCGAGCAATCCATACATGCTCCTCTTCGGCGCCGTGCAGATCCTCTTCTCGCAGATACCGGACTTTGATCAGATTTGGTGGCTCTCCATCGTCGCCGCCGTCATGTCCTTCACCTATTCTTCCatcggcctctccctcggcatCGCACAGACCATTT CCAATGGCGGGTTCAAGGGCAGCCTCGCCGGCATCAGCATCGGCGCCGGTGTCACCTCCACGCAGAAGATCTGGCGCAGCCTGCAGGCCTTCGGCGACATCGCCTTCGCCTACTCCTTCTCCAACATCCTCATCGAAATCCAA GACACGATCAAGGCGCCACCGCCGTCTGAGGCGAAGGTGATGACGAAGGCAACGCGGCTAAGCGTGGCGACGACGACGATATTCTACATGCTCTGCGGGTGCATGGGGTACGCGGCGTTCGGCGACGAGGCGCCTGACAACCTCCTCACGGGGTTCGGCTTCTTCGAGCCCTTCTGGCTGCTGGATGTCGCCAACGTCGCCATCGTCGTGCACCTCGTCGGCGCCTACCAGGTGTTCTGCCAGCCCATCTTCGCCTTCGTCGAGCGCCGCGCGTCCGCCGCGTGGCCGGACAGCGCGTTCATCACACGGGAGCTCCGCGTGGGTCCCTTCGCGCTCAGCGTGTTACGCCTCACGTGGCGGTCGGCGTTCGTGTGCCTCACCACCGTCGTCGCCATGCTGCTCCCCTTCTTCGGCAACGTCGTCGGCCTTCTCGGCGCCGTCTCCTTCTGGCCGCTCACCGTTTACTTCCCCGTCGAGATGTACCTCAGGCAGCGCAAAGTGCCACGCGGAAGCACGCAGTGGATCTGCCTCCAGACGCTCAGCGTCAGCTGCCTCATCATTTCcatcgccgccgcggcgggcTCCATCGCCGACGTCATCGACGCTCTCAAGGTTTACCGGCCGTTCAGCGGTTAA